One stretch of Spirochaetaceae bacterium DNA includes these proteins:
- a CDS encoding type II toxin-antitoxin system RelE/ParE family toxin produces MQRNLYLKMLDEAFNQLSIDYKLGINVNHIRQGYFKYKIGKHLIFYRLQDGDVEVVRILHQKMDIEAHI; encoded by the coding sequence TTGCAACGTAATCTTTATTTAAAGATGTTAGATGAGGCTTTTAACCAGTTAAGCATTGATTATAAGTTAGGCATAAATGTTAATCATATACGGCAAGGGTACTTTAAATATAAAATAGGTAAACATCTTATTTTTTATCGTCTGCAAGATGGTGATGTAGAAGTTGTGCGTATCTTACATCAAAAAATGGATATAGAGGCTCATATTTAA
- a CDS encoding type II toxin-antitoxin system ParD family antitoxin, producing MSNTSVTLGKHFEEFVNNLVKSGHYGSVSEVIRAALRNLEEQEARKALLRSALIEGENSGRADYNLEKLIAELD from the coding sequence ATGAGTAATACCAGCGTTACTTTAGGCAAACATTTTGAGGAATTTGTTAATAATCTCGTTAAAAGCGGTCATTATGGTAGTGTGAGCGAAGTTATTAGAGCTGCTTTACGCAATTTAGAAGAGCAAGAGGCTAGAAAAGCTCTTTTACGCTCGGCTTTAATTGAGGGTGAAAATAGCGGCAGGGCCGATTATAATCTTGAAAAGTTAATAGCAGAGTTAGATTAA
- a CDS encoding type II toxin-antitoxin system RelE/ParE family toxin — translation MDKFHNDLTRRIFEGERIKGLPDDLMRRAKIKIFHVLAARDIRTLAIPPANRLEKLSGSRDGQWSIRVNDKYRICFNWFDGKASNIEFVDYH, via the coding sequence ATGGACAAATTCCATAATGATTTAACCAGACGTATCTTTGAAGGAGAACGAATAAAAGGGTTACCAGACGATTTAATGAGGCGAGCCAAAATTAAAATTTTTCATGTTTTAGCGGCCCGTGATATAAGAACCTTAGCAATTCCACCAGCAAATCGTTTAGAGAAATTATCAGGCAGCAGGGACGGGCAATGGTCTATACGGGTTAATGATAAATACCGTATTTGCTTTAATTGGTTTGATGGAAAAGCCTCAAATATAGAATTTGTAGATTATCATTAG